In the genome of Raphanus sativus cultivar WK10039 chromosome 4, ASM80110v3, whole genome shotgun sequence, one region contains:
- the LOC130511825 gene encoding uncharacterized protein LOC130511825: MQRLSIDSSSASKLHSYGGRKDDTYNIDDDSKRKESLSSPHPSSSLSPDDHDLKDVKLRRLSSLQSPYQKRENLVHVIPVLTLICFVILYLSSHDPSQSDLAQFDGFMRTSKRLESEEDGEISELMISAGDDALSIRSSIRKLRETESLPRRRTSHRKTADF, encoded by the exons ATGCAGAGACTTTCCATAGACTCATCATCAGCTTCGAAGCTCCACAGCTATGGTGGACGAAAGGACGACACCTATAATATCGATGATGACTCAAAACGCAAAGAATCACTCTCCTCTCCTCATCCTTCTTCGTCATTGTCCCCTGATGATCACGACCTCAAGGACGTTAAGCTGAGACGGTTATCGTCGCTGCAGTCTCCCTATCAGAAACGAGAGAATCTCGTCCACGTCATCCCCGTCCTCACTCTTATCTGCTTCGTCATCCTCTACCTCTCTTCTCACGATCCCTCCCAATCAG ATTTGGCTCAGTTTGACGGATTCATGCGTACATCAAAGCGTCTAG AATCGGAGGAAGACGGCGAAATCTCTGAGCTGATGATCAGTGCCGGCGACGACGCTCTGTCTATCCGTAGCAGCATAAGGAAGTTGAGAGAGACGGAATCGCTTCCCCGTCGCCGGACCTCTCACCGGAAAACAGCTGACTTCTAG
- the LOC108850941 gene encoding uncharacterized protein LOC108850941 — protein MDKNDGAKSGNVAQTGATGSGSGNNMVAPGTAGAIQIPRDAFEANTKAYFDNLHAKDKATK, from the coding sequence ATGGACAAGAATGATGGTGCTAAATCTGGTAATGTTGCACAAACCGGTGCGACTGGATCTGGTTCGGGGAATAATATGGTGGCGCCGGGTACTGCAGGTGCAATTCAGATACCTCGGGACGCTTTTGAAGCCAACACTAAGGCCTATTTTGACAACCTTCATGCCAAGGATAAGGCAACTAAGTGA